The Patescibacteria group bacterium genomic sequence GCGCCTTGCGCAAAGCCATAAAATCCCACGGCGGGCAAAAAGAAAAGGAAATGGATTTGTCTTTTTCGTATCTAAAATAATAATTTATAAAATTATGCTCAAACCAAAATATTTTCTCTACGCTCGTAAATCAACGGAAGATGACGACCACCAAATTATGAGTATTGAAGCTCAATTATTTGAATTGCGAGAATATGCGCGTAGAGAAAATGTAGAAATTCTTGCAGAATTTACAGAAGCGAAAAGCGCAAAGAAACCCGGACGGGAAATGTTTGCCGCCATGATTACAGAAATTGAGAAAATGGACGGCGTAGGAATACTTTCGTGGCACCCTGATAGATTAGCAAGAAATAGTGTTGATGGCGGCAAAATTATTTATCTCGTAGACACGCAGAAAATAGTTTCTTTGCGCTTTCCGACATTTTGGTTTGAGCCCACGCCGCAAGGGTTGTTTATGTTGCAAGTGGCGTTCGGTCAATCCAAATATTACAGCGACAATCTCGTTGAAAATATCAATCGTGGTATTCGCCAAAAACTCCGCCGCGGAGAGTGGCTGACAAAAGCGCCGTTTGGTTATGTGAATAATACTAAAACACGAACAATAGAACCACACCCGACACTTTCAAAAGTTATTGTTCGCGCTTTTGAAGAGTTCGCCACCGGAAAACATACGCTCGGAAGTTTGGCGGAGTTTTTGGCTGAACTTGGTTTGGAAACAAAAAACCGAACGCCACTTGCCAAAGCGTCCGTTTCGCGAATGCTCACTAATCAAGCATATTTAGGTTTGGTGAAGCATAAAGGCGAATATCACGAAGGACGCTTTGAGCCAATTCTTTCCGCAACGCTTTTTGAAGTCGTGCAAAAAATTCTTTTGCGCCGTGCCAAACCTCGCAAAAGCAAACAACGCCACGATTTTCCATTTACCGGACTAATGACTTGCGGAGAATGCGGCTCGGCGATCACGGCGCAATTTTCGCGCGGCAAGTGCGGCGGACTATATCGCTATTATCGTTGCACAAAAAAGAAAGGTGTTTGCTCGCAAAAATATATCCAAGAAAAAGAACTTGCCGCGCAAATAAAGGCACGGCTTCAAAGCGTTGCCATTTGCGACGAGTGGACGAATAAAATGCTAAAGCAAGTTGACGAATGGGAAAAAGAACAAAACCACTCGTCGCAAAAGTTTGTCCAAAATCTGAAAAATAAAATGTTTGAAACGCAAGAGAAACTGGATAAATTGGTTTCCGCTTACATTGACGGCGACATTCCAAAAGAAAATTATCTGCCGAAAAAAGAGGAACTATTGAAGCAAAAAGTTTCTCTTGCGAACGATTTGGAAGATTTTGGACAAACGGGAAAGAATTGGCTCCAACCCTTGCGTGCGTGGATTTTAGATACGAAAAAAGCCAAAAATTTGGCTTCTTCCGAAAACTATGAGGAAATGAAGCGGTTTGTTCAAAAAGTCGGAACGAACCCCAAATTTTTGGATAAATCCATTTCCTTTTCTTTTTGCCCGCCGTGGGATTTTATGGCTTTGCGCAAGGCGCAAAGCCCGAATGCCGAGCGGCGAAGCCGCGAGGCAATCCTTTCCCAAAACGGCGAAAGTTGCGATTGGTGGACCTGAGGGGATTTGAACCCCTTACCTCTACAATGCGAATGTAGCGCTCTACCAAATGAGCTACAGGCCCGTTTTTTTAATTTTTAATTTTCAATTTTAAATTTTCATTCAATTTTTAATGCATTAATTTTAAAACTGTTTAAAAATTTTTTCATTAGAAATTTAATAGAAATTAGAAATTGAAAATTAGAAATTTATTAGAATCCCGTCTTTTCCCTTAAAATTCTAATCCTTTCTTCCACTGGGGGGTGAGTAGAAAAGAGTTTGGCTAGAAAACTCACTGCTTTTCTCCCTTTGAAGGGCGAAGTAATAAAAAGATGGGCATTGTAGTTCTGGGCGACACGCATCGGCGTCTTATCTTGCGCTATTTTTTCCAAAGCGCGCGCCAAACCTTCAGGATAACGGGTCAAAAGGGCACTGGAAGCATCGGCTAAAAATTCGCGTTTGCGGGAAATCGCAAGCTGAATCAGAGTGGCGGCAATCGGCGCGATAATCGCAGTTACCAATCCTAAAATCAAGACCAGAATACCTCCGCCCCCTGAATCTTCATCATTTCCACCTCTTCCCCAAAAAAATGCTCTTAAAATCCAATTCGCGAGCAGAGTTACAATACCCGCTAGAATGACCACAACCGTTTGCAATAATGTATCACGATTTTTAATATGGGAGATTTCGTGAGCAATCACCCCCTCTAATTCCACCCTTTCTAGTTTCTGCAATAACCCTGCGGTTACCGCCACCACGGCGTGTTTTTCATCTCTGCCTGTGGCAAAGGCATTGGGTTGCGCTTCGGGAATAATATAGACCTTGGGCGTGGGCATACCAGCGGTAATCGCCAAATTATACACAACACGATACAGTTCTGGAGCGTCTTTCTCTTGTATAGCTTCCGCACGGGTTAAGGATAAAACAATTTTATCAGAATACCAATAGCTTAAGATCGCGCTAATTGTGCTAAACAAAAAGGCAATTATTAAAATCAACTCGCTATCAAAGATATAGCTCAAAACCCAACCTAAAAATAAAATCACGAGCAAAAATAAGGTAATAAAAAACCATGTTTTGCGGATATTGGAACTAATTTGATTATAAACATTAGGCATTAAAATAAATTAAAAATTTAAAATGAAAAATGAAAAATTACAATGTAAAATTCAAAAGGTAAAATCTCGGGGTTTAAAGAAAGAGTATAGTGCGCTCAGCAGGATTTGAACCTGCGACCTCAAGCTCCGGAGGCTTGCGCTCTATCCGCTGAGCTATGAGCGCCAAAAAATAATATATGTCTGGAATTACAAATCAAAAATCAATATTAAAAAATTTTCTAAATAGAAAAACAACATTCAAGGATTACAATGACAAATGGGCATTTGATTGCCTATCCTAAAACCTTATAGACCGCATCCCCTTCGCGCACCTTTTGGCTTATTTGCAAACCAATTACATCACCCTGTTTTGCTTCTTGGACCTCTTTGTGCTCAATTTGCATTGATTCTACTTTTTGATCAAAATCATCACTATGCCCTTTCACGTGGATTGTATCGCCAATCTTTAATTCGCCTTTTGTAATCTCAATAATTCCCACGCCAATTTTGTTGTAATAATGGGTAATTTTGCCAATTTCTTCTTCTTGGCGCTCTGCTTGTTTTTTTTCTTCTGCCATATTTACCACCTCCTTTTTTGGAATATGGAATTATGAATTAGGAATATAGAATCAGAGTGTTTATTTATGATACTCTGCTTTTTTCAGAAAAATTGTTGTGTATTACTATTAATTCAGCTTAGTTCATTATAGCAAAAATATGTAAAAAAAGAAATTTTTTCAATAAAAATTCAAAAAATTTCATCTGTGGATAACTCACTTGTATTCGGTTTTTGTTTGGGTTATAATACAAAGAGATGGGCCTCGATGAGCAAACAACATAAAGCGTCATTGCGAGGAGTCCCGAGCTTGTCCCGTAGTACGCCTTAACCGGACAGGGCTTGCCGAGGGACAACAAAGACCGCCCGCCTCGCACTCCCGCGAAGCTTGCGAGCGGGAAGGCAATCTCATTAACAGCCATAAGAATGGTTATCAAAAAGATTTTCTAAAGAACAAAGGTTTTATAATTTTATGAGATTGCTTCGTCGCTCCTTGCGGTCACTCCTCGCAATGACGATATCAGTATGCAAATCACTAAACGTCAAAAACAAATTCTGGACTTTTTGGTTGAATTTATTGCCACGCACGACTATGCCCCTTCCTTTCGGGAAATAGCCGATCATTTTGGTTTGTCCTCCACCGCCACCATTCACGAACATATTAAAAACTTAGAAGATGCGGGTTATTTGCAGGCAGTCAAAGGCGAGGCGCGCTCCTTGAGTCCCTCCGGAAAATTCATCCGCTTTAAAAAAGCAATTGAATTGCCCTTGGTGGGTTTAATCGCCGCGGGCGAACCCATTGAAGCGATACAGGAAAATGAAACATTCTGCGTGCCCTTGGGGCTTGTAGACCACAAACCCAGCTCTTTTGTCCTGCAGGTAAAAG encodes the following:
- a CDS encoding recombinase family protein, whose translation is RLAQSHKIPRRAKRKGNGFVFFVSKIIIYKIMLKPKYFLYARKSTEDDDHQIMSIEAQLFELREYARRENVEILAEFTEAKSAKKPGREMFAAMITEIEKMDGVGILSWHPDRLARNSVDGGKIIYLVDTQKIVSLRFPTFWFEPTPQGLFMLQVAFGQSKYYSDNLVENINRGIRQKLRRGEWLTKAPFGYVNNTKTRTIEPHPTLSKVIVRAFEEFATGKHTLGSLAEFLAELGLETKNRTPLAKASVSRMLTNQAYLGLVKHKGEYHEGRFEPILSATLFEVVQKILLRRAKPRKSKQRHDFPFTGLMTCGECGSAITAQFSRGKCGGLYRYYRCTKKKGVCSQKYIQEKELAAQIKARLQSVAICDEWTNKMLKQVDEWEKEQNHSSQKFVQNLKNKMFETQEKLDKLVSAYIDGDIPKENYLPKKEELLKQKVSLANDLEDFGQTGKNWLQPLRAWILDTKKAKNLASSENYEEMKRFVQKVGTNPKFLDKSISFSFCPPWDFMALRKAQSPNAERRSREAILSQNGESCDWWT
- a CDS encoding M48 family metalloprotease; its protein translation is MPNVYNQISSNIRKTWFFITLFLLVILFLGWVLSYIFDSELILIIAFLFSTISAILSYWYSDKIVLSLTRAEAIQEKDAPELYRVVYNLAITAGMPTPKVYIIPEAQPNAFATGRDEKHAVVAVTAGLLQKLERVELEGVIAHEISHIKNRDTLLQTVVVILAGIVTLLANWILRAFFWGRGGNDEDSGGGGILVLILGLVTAIIAPIAATLIQLAISRKREFLADASSALLTRYPEGLARALEKIAQDKTPMRVAQNYNAHLFITSPFKGRKAVSFLAKLFSTHPPVEERIRILREKTGF
- the lexA gene encoding transcriptional repressor LexA; its protein translation is MQITKRQKQILDFLVEFIATHDYAPSFREIADHFGLSSTATIHEHIKNLEDAGYLQAVKGEARSLSPSGKFIRFKKAIELPLVGLIAAGEPIEAIQENETFCVPLGLVDHKPSSFVLQVKGSSMIEDGILDGDYIIAERNFSPKNGDTVVALLNNQYATLKKFFREKNRIRLQPANRTMKPIYVKNPAIQGIVRAVMRKYV